The Aerococcus christensenii genome segment AGAAAGCAAACAAGGATCCGATCAAACCTACGATAAACAGGGAAACTTCTACACTTCCTTGACGTAGGAAGAGAATAAGGTAGCCTGTCAAAGTCAAAATAGCGCACCCTGACGATAAGCCATCGATGCCATCTGTTAGATTAAAGGCGTTGGAGAAACCTGTTAGCCAAATTACACTAAACACAAGTAACAAGATAAAGTGTGAAGTCCCTAAATGAAAAGGAAGTGGGAGATAGGCATTAACGCCAAATCCCTTAATCAAAAGAACAATCACTAAGGCCATTCCGAGTTGAGCAAGGAATTTCTGTTTAGCCGTTAGACCTTCATTTTGTTTCTTGAAGATTTTTAAGAAATCATCCACAAAACCTAACAAGCCAAACATGATGAGTGTAATGACCAAAATGAAAATCTCTGGGCTAAAACTTCCTAACCACCAATGACTGACTAGCATCGAAAGAACCGTAGCTGTGAGGAAAACAAGTCCTCCCATAGTCGGTGTCCCACTTTTTTCTTTATGCCAGCTAGGTCCAATCTCTAGAATTTCTTGTCCAAATTGTTTTTTATGCATCCATTTTATAAATAATGGCATCACGGCAGCAGTTATTATAAACGAAAACAAAAACGTTAAACTCATGGTTTCTCCCTTACTCCTTATTGTAATTCAATGGTTACAGTTTCTTCTGAACGAATCGGCCTTCCTGGAGAAAGACTCTGTTTCTTAACATGTCCTTGTCCATTAACAGATAAATGAATACCTAACATTTGAGCTAAATTCTGAGCTTCTGTTAGACTCATGCCTGTCATATCTGGCATGGTTAATTCTCCTTCTGTTAACAAGAAGATTGGGCGATCTGAACGCTGCTTTTCACCAGATTGTGGAAATTGTCGAATGACTTGTTTTCCTTTCCCTAAGACCTGAATATTTGCAAAGTGCTGTTTCTTCAAACTTTGTTCGGCTGTATTCACTTCCTGATTCACAATATTGGGCACTTGTGACGATGAAGATTGACTAGCAGGCTCTAGTTTACTATATTCCATCGCCCGCTGTAAAAACGGAATGAAAATCTTAGAAAGGCCCACTTGTGCCAACCCTCCTGCTGAAGGGCGCTTCATCGTTAAATACAAAATATACCGTGGATTATCCGAGGGGGCAAAGCCCACAACAGAATGCAGATACGCATTCTCTCCTCCAGAAAGGTAGCGTCCCGCATTTTCATCATAAATTTCAGCCGTCCCTGTTTTGACCGCTAAACGAATTCCTTTAATATCGTAAATCGTCCCTGTTCCATTTGGAGAATAAACAATAGATTCTAGCGCTTTTAACGTTTTACGCGCAGTTTCCTCAGAAATTGGCTGACTAATCTGTTCCGGTTGGTTCACCCGAATACTTCCATCTTTTTCTTGGTAACGATCAATAATATGAAGTTTCATCATTTTTCCGCCATTAGCCACTGCTGTATAAGCTTGCATAAGTTCCCAAGGCGTCACTCGAATAGCTTGTCCAAAGGCTGTATTTGCTTTCTGGAGTTCCTTGTCAAAACTAATAGAGCCCGAAATTTCATCATCAAATCCAGAATTTGGACGTTGGGTCAAGCCAAATTCTACCATATATTTATGCCAGGTATCATATCCCATAGCTTGTACTAATTTTACCATTAAAACATTCGAAGATTGGGCTAATCCTTCCAATTGAGGAATGACGCCCCAACCGACCTTATTCCAATCGCTAATCTGTGTGCCATCCACAATAATATGTCCAGATTGATAGGTTTCGTCCGGTTGAAAGACACCTTCTTGAATAGCTGCAGCAACCGTTAACACCTTAATAACAGATCCTGGTTCATAAGCTTCTCCAACTAACAAGTTGGTCCACATGTCTTTTAAACCTTTTCGCGTTTGTAAATTAAAGGTTGGCCGTTGACTCGCTGCAACAACATTTCCAGTTTTAGGATCTACAAGCATTGCCGTCATGGATTGCGGTTTATTTTCTTTATAGACCTTCTCCATTAAAGTTTCTAAATAAGTTTGAAGGCGCGTATCAATCGTTGTATAAAGATCTAAACCATCAATGGGCTGAGTATTGGAATCACTATCTTCTTGATCCACTGTTGCAAATTGATCATGATTAGCCAGATAATTCCGATGGCCATTGGTTCCTGCTAAATGAGCGTCCCAATTCTTCTCGATTCCCATCTGCCCAATTAATCGACTATCCTTTGGTAATTGGGCTTCCTCATACTGTGCATAACCTAACACATGAGAAGCAAAATTACCATTAGGATACAAACGATTCGGTTGTTCTAAGAAGTGAATACCTTGCAAATTTTCATTTTTTATTTTTTCCATTTTCGCATGGCTTAGATTTTGTCCTGCTTGACCGAACTCCACTTGTGTCGCATCAGGAGACTTTAATCGTTTTAAAATTTCTTCCTTCGACATCTTGATATGATGACTCAAGACTTCAGCAGTATGTTCCTTTTGATCTTCTGGGACATGGATAGGAGCTGCTCCCTCATCTGCCCATTTAGTTGTTAAAACAGCATACACATTGTATGCTGTAGAATCTGAAGCAATGGGATTGCCCCCAATATCATAGATGGTTCCTCGTTTAGCGGGCAAAACACTTTGCCGGTAAAACTGCTGATTGGCTTGCGCTTGTAAATCTACTCCATTCACCTTGCCAATTAACATAATATGAACTAATCGTGCTTCAAAAATCAAAAAGAGCAATCCTACAAGTCCCATCATGATATGTAGGAAACGCTCACGATTCCGTCTTAAATTATGAAGGCTCATTGGCAACATTCCTTATATTTTCTTCATTCAACTTAAATCCATTATCTTTAGCAAACTCCATGACACGATTGTAGCTTGATAAATCATTAATTTCTTGTTGAAGATTTTTCTTTTCTGTCTCCAATCGTTTGGTTTGATATTCTGCCGATTGTATTTGTTGATTGGCTCCTGTCACCTGCGCACGCGTAGCCGTCAACCATACAATACTTACCACCGTAACTGCCAAAGCAGCCATGATGAAAAGAATATCTTTTCCTGTAAAAAAATGAGTGGTTTCTATACTATAATAACCGTCCGGATTAGAGGCATTCGGTTTTGAAATCTTATAATTCTTTATGACTTTTTCTTTAGGCAAAACATACTGTGACAAGAAATCTCACTCCTTCTTTTCATTCACACGTTCAATAACCCTTAACTTAGCGCTTGTCGACCGAGGATTTTCTTCCTGTTCCGTTATTGAAGGGTAAATCGGCTTATGGTTAATTAATTGAAAATTGGCTTTTGGAAGTTGATCCGCTGGAAGAGGAATAGCAGATGGAACTTGTTCGGGTGAACTGGCTTCTTTAAACATTACCTTAACAATTCGATCTTCTAGGGATTGAAAACTAATAACAGAAATCCTTCCCTTCGCCTTAATGAGAGATAAGGCTTGGCTCAAAGACTCCTCAATCGCTCCTAATTCATCATTCACTGCAATACGAATGGCTTGAAAAACACGTTTGGCAGGATGGCCTCCCTTACGACGGGCAGCCGCAGGTATCGCTTCTCGAATAATTTCCACTAACTCTTCTGTGTGAGTAATCGGATGATGTTGACGTTTCGTCTCAATGAGACGAGCCACTTGCTTCGAGAATTTTTCTTCGCCATACCGCTTAAAAATACGCTGTAAATCTTGAAAAGACCAGGTATTGACGATTTCTTCAGCTGTAAGATCTTGAGACCGATCCATTCGCATATCCAAAGGGGCATCCTGGCGATAAGAGAAGCCCCGACTGGCATCATCTAATTGTGGGGAGGAAACTCCTAAATCGTAAAGGATGCCATCCACTTCACTGACTCCAAAGGCTGCCAATTCTTGTTTTAAATATCTAAAGTTGGCATGGATTAAGGTTAATTTGCCTTCTTGAATTTCTTTTTCAAATTTTATACGGGCATGACGAATAGCGGTGATATCTTGATCGAAAGCATACAAATGACCTTCTGAATTCAAGTGACTTAATAAATAAGCCGAGTGACCTCCTCCGCCTAAGGTGCAGTCCACATACACTCCATTAGGCCGAATAGCTAAAGCATCAACGGTTTCTTTTAGTAATACTGTGACATGATGAAAGGACTCAGTCATGCTCTACTCCTTCTCTTACAATCCAAAATCAAATAAATTCTCTGCTAAATCTTCAAAGCTTTCAGAAATATCCTCAGACATCTTCAACCAGTGCTCTTCATCCCAAATTTCAATGCGTTCACTGACTCCGATAATCCGACAAGCCTTGGTCAAATGCGCATAATCAATAAGAGATTGTGACAAATTAATGCGACCTTGCTTATCAATTTCTACTTCTGAAGCAGATGAATAGAAAAAACGGGTATAAGCACGTGCCTCTTTTTTAGCCATAGGAAGTTTTTTCAACTTTTCTTGAACAAGCTCCCAAGATTCTTCGGGATAACCAAAAATACAGCCATCAAGGCCTCGAGTGATCACAAAATGATCCCCCAAATCTTCCCTTAATTTGGCTGGTATAATCAGACGGCCTTTGCCGTCAATATTATGTTTATACTCTCCCATCAGCATAGTCTTCACCCGATTTTCTTCTAGTACTCTTAGTTTACCACATTTCACCACATTCCTCCATTTTTCCCCAAACTTTTTTAAAAAAATTTCTATATTATATTTTTACACTTCGAGAAAGCCTTTCTATTAAAGGATTTCTCGAAGTGGGGACAAGTGGAGGGGAAAATAAAAGCTCCCCAAAATTTGGAGAGCTTCTAGTATTTATTTTATTATTAGTTTCATTGGAAATGGCTTCTTCTTTTTATTCCATTAACCCCATTCGACGATAGATTTCATCTACCCGACGCAAGTGATAATGGAAGTCAAAGGCATCTTCAATCTCCTCTGAACTAAGGAACTGGGTAATGCTGGTTGTCACCTTCACCAAGTCTTTGAAATCACATTGTTGTTCCCAAGATTGCGCAGTTAGAGGTTGAACACGGTCATAAGCTTCCTCTCTAGAAAGTCCTTTGTCCACTAGTTTGAGAAGCAAACGTTGACTATAAATGAGACCATGTGTTGCCTGCATATTCTTGAGCATATTTTCTGGGAAAATCGTTAACGTTTGAACGACTTTCTTAAATCGGCATAGCATATAATCTACCAAAGTTGTCGTATCGGACAAAATGATACGTTCTGCACTCGAATGGGAAATATCCCGTTCATGCCAGAGAGCAACGTTTTCATAGGCGGTCACCATATGTCCGCGACATACCCTAGCCAAGCCTGTTACATTTTCACTCGAAAT includes the following:
- the mraY gene encoding phospho-N-acetylmuramoyl-pentapeptide-transferase, encoding MSLTFLFSFIITAAVMPLFIKWMHKKQFGQEILEIGPSWHKEKSGTPTMGGLVFLTATVLSMLVSHWWLGSFSPEIFILVITLIMFGLLGFVDDFLKIFKKQNEGLTAKQKFLAQLGMALVIVLLIKGFGVNAYLPLPFHLGTSHFILLLVFSVIWLTGFSNAFNLTDGIDGLSSGCAILTLTGYLILFLRQGSVEVSLFIVGLIGSLFAFLIFNMKKAKVFMGDAGALAVGALMAVLSIMSGNPWSLLLFGLIYVLETASVMLQVAYFKRTHKRIFKMTPIHHHFEMSGWSEWKIDFVFWGITGVLMIVGLIAF
- a CDS encoding penicillin-binding protein, coding for MSLHNLRRNRERFLHIMMGLVGLLFLIFEARLVHIMLIGKVNGVDLQAQANQQFYRQSVLPAKRGTIYDIGGNPIASDSTAYNVYAVLTTKWADEGAAPIHVPEDQKEHTAEVLSHHIKMSKEEILKRLKSPDATQVEFGQAGQNLSHAKMEKIKNENLQGIHFLEQPNRLYPNGNFASHVLGYAQYEEAQLPKDSRLIGQMGIEKNWDAHLAGTNGHRNYLANHDQFATVDQEDSDSNTQPIDGLDLYTTIDTRLQTYLETLMEKVYKENKPQSMTAMLVDPKTGNVVAASQRPTFNLQTRKGLKDMWTNLLVGEAYEPGSVIKVLTVAAAIQEGVFQPDETYQSGHIIVDGTQISDWNKVGWGVIPQLEGLAQSSNVLMVKLVQAMGYDTWHKYMVEFGLTQRPNSGFDDEISGSISFDKELQKANTAFGQAIRVTPWELMQAYTAVANGGKMMKLHIIDRYQEKDGSIRVNQPEQISQPISEETARKTLKALESIVYSPNGTGTIYDIKGIRLAVKTGTAEIYDENAGRYLSGGENAYLHSVVGFAPSDNPRYILYLTMKRPSAGGLAQVGLSKIFIPFLQRAMEYSKLEPASQSSSSQVPNIVNQEVNTAEQSLKKQHFANIQVLGKGKQVIRQFPQSGEKQRSDRPIFLLTEGELTMPDMTGMSLTEAQNLAQMLGIHLSVNGQGHVKKQSLSPGRPIRSEETVTIELQ
- the ftsL gene encoding cell division protein FtsL, producing the protein MSQYVLPKEKVIKNYKISKPNASNPDGYYSIETTHFFTGKDILFIMAALAVTVVSIVWLTATRAQVTGANQQIQSAEYQTKRLETEKKNLQQEINDLSSYNRVMEFAKDNGFKLNEENIRNVANEPS
- the rsmH gene encoding 16S rRNA (cytosine(1402)-N(4))-methyltransferase RsmH; the protein is MTESFHHVTVLLKETVDALAIRPNGVYVDCTLGGGGHSAYLLSHLNSEGHLYAFDQDITAIRHARIKFEKEIQEGKLTLIHANFRYLKQELAAFGVSEVDGILYDLGVSSPQLDDASRGFSYRQDAPLDMRMDRSQDLTAEEIVNTWSFQDLQRIFKRYGEEKFSKQVARLIETKRQHHPITHTEELVEIIREAIPAAARRKGGHPAKRVFQAIRIAVNDELGAIEESLSQALSLIKAKGRISVISFQSLEDRIVKVMFKEASSPEQVPSAIPLPADQLPKANFQLINHKPIYPSITEQEENPRSTSAKLRVIERVNEKKE
- the mraZ gene encoding division/cell wall cluster transcriptional repressor MraZ — encoded protein: MLMGEYKHNIDGKGRLIIPAKLREDLGDHFVITRGLDGCIFGYPEESWELVQEKLKKLPMAKKEARAYTRFFYSSASEVEIDKQGRINLSQSLIDYAHLTKACRIIGVSERIEIWDEEHWLKMSEDISESFEDLAENLFDFGL